In bacterium, the sequence GGTCGGATGCCGCGTCCCGCAAGGCCAGCCGCCAGCGACCGGGTTGCTCGGTCGAATTCCCCATACGTCCAGGTCCGGCCTTCGCCTTCGAAGGGCTCCCAGATCAGGAACGTGTGATCCGCGCGCCGCGTGGCTTGCATGGAGACGAGCCGCGGCACGTCCCAACCTGCAAACAGGTTCACGCCCAACAGGTCATGACTGCTCGTCATCGGAGCCCCCCGCACTCCATGGCGAGCGCGGCTCTCTCCATCCGTTCCACCAGGCTCTGTGCCGCCTGAGTTGCCTCCGAGCAGACCTCTTCTTCATCCACGGTCTGCATGCGCCGATCGCGCATAACGACGCAGCCGTCGATCATCACGGTATCAACGGCCTCCGATTTCATGGAGTACACGAGATTCGAGATCAGATTGCTGGAGTGGCCAGTACTGATATAGGGCGAGAGGAAGGGGGAGTTCATGTCGACCAACACGAGATCCGCACGCTTGCCCACCTCAATCGAGCCGATTTCGTCTTCGAGCCCCAAGGCACGCGCACCGTTGATGGTCGCCATCTCCAGGACCGTTTGGGCCGGCAAGAGCTTCGCGTCCTTGTTGTTTGCCTTGTGCAGCAAGGACGCGAACTTCATCGCCTCGAAGATATCCCTGGAGTTGCTGCATACGGAAGCGTCGTGCCCGATGCCTACATTGATGCCGGCATCCATCATGCGTGGGATTGGAGCGATGCCCATGCCGCATTTCGAGTTGGACAGGGGGTTGTGAGATACATGAGCGCCGCCTTTCGCGAGCAGTTCGATGTCCTCATCGGTCATGATGACGCAGTGGGCCGCGACACAGCGCCGATCGAGCAATCCCTCATCGAACAACACGCGGACCGAACGCTTGCCGTGACGCTTGATGCTCTCCGCGCTGTCGGCTGTGGTCTCGTTCACGTGTACCTGAACGACGATGTCATGCTCCCCGGAGAGCCCCTTCAGCCTGCGAATCGTCTCGATGCCGACGACCGAAACCGATTCGATGCCCACACCAACGCTGATTCGCCCGTTCGCCCTACCAGCGAGCTCGGGTATCAGAGCCTCGTGTTCCTTCAGAACTTCTAACGAGCCCGATCCGGAGGGGAGGTCCATCAGAGCACAGGAAAGCGTCGCCCGGATACCGGTCTCATCAACGGCATCGGCGATCCTGTCGAGCTGACCCCACATCTCGTTGACGCAGGTGGTCCCTGACTTGATCGCTTCGAGATAGGCCTTGCGAGCGGCAACGTAGGCATCGTCTGGTGTCATTGCGGCCACCTCGGGATAGACCCGCTCCAGGAACTCCTCCAGCTCCAGATCATCGGCGAAGCCGCGCGTCATAAAACTGTGGGCGTGCAGGTCGACGAGTCCGGGTATGACCGCCTTTCCGCGACCTTCGATCACCTCTCCGGCGGAATACCGGGCGGCGAGCTCCGCAGTCGTCCCCACAGCGGCGATCCGATTGCCCTGGATGGCAATGGCGCCGTTTCTCTCGAAGATCCTTCGCTCGGCGTCCACGGTCACAATGGACGCGTTCCGGATCAGGAAGCTGGCCTGCTCTCTCATGAAATCCCTCCTGGACGGCCCCAGGGCATCGTTTGCTCGTGCCGGTTCGAGAGGCTTGATCCTTTGATATCGAGAAAAGCTAATAGAGTCAAGTTTAAAACTAAGTCGGGAAAGTTTTATCTTGCCTCTCGATCGCCGTTTCCCTATCGTGCAGTCATGGCAGAGGAACCCAAGGGGCTGCGGGAGCAGAAGAAGGCGCGGAGGCGGCAGCACATCATCGACGTGACAGTCGAGCTGGTCGGCGAGCTTGGGTACGAAAAGGTCACCGTAGAGGAGGTGCTGCGACGCGTCGGGATCAGCGCGCCGACCTTCTACAACAACTACTTCACGTCCAAGGACGACGTACTGCGGGCGGTGGCCCGGGAGTTCCTCGAGGCGGATGCGCTCGCGGCGGAGCAACAGTCGCGGCAAGCGTCCTCCGCGGCGAGCCGCCTCCGAAACCTGTACGCCCTGTTGGCCGACGAGATGGCGGCGGATCCTGAGCTGTGCCGGGCGCTCGTGCTCGCCGATGCCCTGAGCATCTACAGGCTACCGGGGCTGCGAGACGCCGAGACGCGCTGGAGCATGGCCCTCAAGGCGATTCTCGCCGAAGGACAGAAGCAAGGCGAGATCAGCCGGCGCATCCCTGCAGATCGGCTCGCCGTGTACCTCAGTGGCACCGTGTACACGACTGTCTGTGCATGGGCCACCGAGCACTCGACCATGCCGTCGATCCACGAGGCCCTGGAAGGAGCGCTAAACCTCTTTCTGCGCGGTGCGCAACCTCGCAGCAGGAAGTAGCGTGAACAAGCTCCGAGCGCTGGCACTAGACATCCTGTCAGGCGTGCTCCCCACGACGAGGTAGT encodes:
- a CDS encoding TetR/AcrR family transcriptional regulator, with the translated sequence MAEEPKGLREQKKARRRQHIIDVTVELVGELGYEKVTVEEVLRRVGISAPTFYNNYFTSKDDVLRAVAREFLEADALAAEQQSRQASSAASRLRNLYALLADEMAADPELCRALVLADALSIYRLPGLRDAETRWSMALKAILAEGQKQGEISRRIPADRLAVYLSGTVYTTVCAWATEHSTMPSIHEALEGALNLFLRGAQPRSRK
- a CDS encoding amidohydrolase, with amino-acid sequence MREQASFLIRNASIVTVDAERRIFERNGAIAIQGNRIAAVGTTAELAARYSAGEVIEGRGKAVIPGLVDLHAHSFMTRGFADDLELEEFLERVYPEVAAMTPDDAYVAARKAYLEAIKSGTTCVNEMWGQLDRIADAVDETGIRATLSCALMDLPSGSGSLEVLKEHEALIPELAGRANGRISVGVGIESVSVVGIETIRRLKGLSGEHDIVVQVHVNETTADSAESIKRHGKRSVRVLFDEGLLDRRCVAAHCVIMTDEDIELLAKGGAHVSHNPLSNSKCGMGIAPIPRMMDAGINVGIGHDASVCSNSRDIFEAMKFASLLHKANNKDAKLLPAQTVLEMATINGARALGLEDEIGSIEVGKRADLVLVDMNSPFLSPYISTGHSSNLISNLVYSMKSEAVDTVMIDGCVVMRDRRMQTVDEEEVCSEATQAAQSLVERMERAALAMECGGLR